The following coding sequences lie in one Haladaptatus sp. DJG-WS-42 genomic window:
- a CDS encoding alkaline phosphatase family protein — protein sequence MTDVIVLGLDGATWDVLDPLIKDGRLPNIERVKSNGPSGTLESTFPPITAPAWLSMATSQNPGKTGVFYFLNREDPDSFEFESVGSDKFHGQSFWDVLLARGYDVGVFNFPMLYPPYSLGENGFMVSGLGSPEDDTITTPNNLKSELDEVADGYEIKVPYADPKYRGRPGKLESDLQGIVEKRERAIEYLLTEKRPDVFFGVISATDWAQHYFWRYHDSSHPLYEADGDADYDDAIGRLWERVDETVGLVADIAEREDATLLLVSDHGFGPVNKTFHSNAWLESEGFRVPTEQSPVQKLRTNYFPYLRRFVEPVVTAIPQLNDLAKSVGKSIRGSPGEAVDWDRSIAFAPKQNLTCGMIYMLSDDPEDRKAVVNTLSELRDTDGNRLEVEVYSPEDLYDGSNVKLAPDILFTIDNFACAVDPRFSTDDEFVTTGPPSAARSGGHRMEGIYCASGPNIESGGSADKNLLDIAPTILYALDEPIPEVMDGNVLKDVFTDEALSERSERREPLENLVEANIGSTKRDTNAVEKQLEDLGYI from the coding sequence ATGACTGACGTAATTGTTCTTGGTTTGGATGGTGCTACGTGGGATGTTTTAGACCCACTGATCAAGGATGGTAGATTACCAAACATTGAACGTGTGAAGTCGAACGGCCCGTCTGGAACGTTAGAAAGCACCTTCCCCCCTATTACAGCCCCAGCTTGGCTTTCGATGGCAACAAGCCAGAACCCAGGAAAAACGGGTGTGTTCTATTTCCTCAACCGTGAAGACCCAGATTCATTTGAGTTCGAATCTGTTGGTTCCGATAAGTTCCACGGGCAGAGCTTCTGGGACGTGCTGTTAGCCCGTGGTTATGACGTGGGTGTATTCAACTTCCCCATGCTGTATCCGCCGTACAGCCTTGGAGAAAACGGCTTTATGGTCAGCGGTCTTGGCTCCCCCGAAGATGATACGATCACGACGCCAAATAATCTGAAATCGGAGCTCGACGAAGTCGCTGATGGATATGAAATTAAGGTTCCGTACGCTGACCCGAAATACCGTGGACGCCCAGGGAAGTTAGAAAGCGACCTCCAAGGGATTGTTGAGAAGAGAGAGCGTGCAATCGAATACTTGCTCACCGAAAAACGCCCAGACGTATTTTTCGGTGTCATCAGTGCGACCGACTGGGCACAACATTACTTCTGGAGATATCACGACTCATCTCACCCGCTATACGAAGCTGACGGAGACGCTGACTATGATGATGCGATTGGGCGACTATGGGAGCGTGTTGATGAAACAGTTGGGCTCGTCGCTGACATAGCAGAGCGAGAAGATGCAACGCTTCTGCTCGTGTCCGACCACGGATTTGGTCCAGTAAACAAGACGTTCCACTCAAACGCTTGGCTTGAATCTGAGGGGTTCCGCGTTCCGACTGAGCAGTCACCAGTACAGAAACTCCGTACTAACTACTTTCCGTATCTTCGTCGATTTGTCGAACCGGTCGTGACGGCAATACCGCAATTAAACGATTTAGCGAAATCAGTTGGTAAGTCAATCCGTGGGTCGCCTGGTGAAGCTGTAGATTGGGATCGAAGCATCGCGTTTGCACCCAAACAGAACCTCACTTGCGGCATGATCTACATGTTGTCAGACGATCCCGAAGATCGTAAAGCAGTTGTAAACACATTATCTGAACTCCGAGATACCGATGGCAATCGCCTCGAAGTTGAGGTGTATAGCCCGGAGGATCTCTATGATGGTTCAAACGTCAAATTAGCCCCCGATATTCTGTTCACTATCGATAACTTCGCTTGCGCAGTTGACCCACGTTTCAGCACAGATGATGAATTCGTCACGACTGGTCCTCCGTCTGCAGCACGCAGTGGTGGTCATCGAATGGAGGGGATATACTGTGCCAGTGGGCCAAACATTGAATCCGGTGGTAGTGCAGACAAGAATTTACTAGATATCGCCCCGACGATTCTATACGCGCTTGACGAACCAATCCCAGAAGTAATGGATGGAAACGTATTGAAAGATGTGTTCACTGACGAAGCTCTGAGTGAGCGATCGGAGCGACGGGAACCACTGGAGAATCTTGTTGAAGCAAATATAGGGAGTACAAAGCGAGACACGAATGCTGTTGAGAAACAGCTTGAAGATTTGGGATACATTTGA
- a CDS encoding O-antigen ligase family protein, with translation MVFQETLESRKANPNIVSLLAALLFCSLILQNTQLSTAPAYAIIALTYVCISIAFLWYTPQITIARNWLTPIFVAFVVIVFVRTALDPALSNVVRFFVLLTFTTANLFILPQLISFRKFCNVGSRISAVLVVIGFLPYLGFSFTIGFIDVSLWGSSIYWYPDLKPMMSVFINPNQLGGLTLFATIASIREWTGDGTSIALPLIALNFIGLALSNYRTGWVAFGAAVAIFIVYLLWGRRALLLATIGGLSGLMIALFMMFGVIPGPEFLTEISLNGRRALWIDSVTALRGRLLLGHGFQGVISIVGNPHNSYLRMFTAFGLIGGFLYLVFVIGATVDGARRATTTSGVVLAMLLVAFAVVQVNNQLSFVGISMRSTIIAIILGYSITTDFKTDFPQFKMDL, from the coding sequence GTGGTATTCCAAGAAACGCTTGAGTCCCGGAAGGCCAATCCCAATATAGTTTCGCTATTGGCTGCCCTCCTATTCTGTTCACTAATTCTCCAAAATACACAGCTTTCCACTGCTCCTGCTTACGCAATCATCGCACTTACTTACGTTTGCATCTCGATTGCATTCCTCTGGTATACTCCACAAATTACAATAGCGAGAAATTGGCTCACACCGATATTTGTTGCTTTCGTAGTAATTGTCTTCGTCCGCACGGCGTTGGATCCTGCGCTTAGCAACGTGGTTCGTTTCTTTGTTCTGCTCACGTTCACCACTGCGAATCTGTTTATCCTTCCTCAATTAATTTCATTTCGTAAGTTTTGTAATGTCGGTAGCCGGATTAGTGCAGTCCTGGTTGTCATTGGGTTTCTACCATATCTCGGGTTCTCTTTCACCATTGGGTTCATCGATGTATCCCTGTGGGGAAGCAGCATATACTGGTATCCGGATTTAAAGCCGATGATGAGCGTATTTATTAACCCAAATCAACTTGGTGGACTTACTTTATTCGCTACAATCGCTTCCATTCGTGAGTGGACTGGTGATGGTACGTCGATAGCGTTACCACTAATTGCGCTGAATTTCATTGGATTGGCGCTTTCGAACTATCGAACGGGGTGGGTAGCCTTCGGTGCGGCCGTAGCGATCTTTATCGTTTATCTACTGTGGGGGCGGCGTGCTTTGCTTCTCGCAACCATTGGGGGCTTATCTGGTCTAATGATTGCCCTCTTCATGATGTTCGGAGTTATCCCCGGTCCAGAGTTCCTCACAGAAATATCACTCAATGGGCGTAGAGCACTCTGGATTGATAGTGTTACTGCGTTGCGAGGTCGGTTATTACTTGGTCACGGCTTCCAAGGTGTCATTAGTATTGTTGGAAATCCTCACAATTCCTACCTCCGAATGTTTACCGCATTTGGCCTCATCGGTGGATTCCTGTATTTAGTTTTCGTCATCGGAGCAACAGTCGATGGTGCTCGCCGAGCCACTACCACTTCGGGCGTTGTGCTTGCGATGTTGCTGGTAGCGTTTGCAGTTGTACAGGTTAACAACCAACTTTCATTCGTCGGAATTTCAATGCGTTCTACGATCATCGCAATCATACTGGGCTATTCCATTACTACTGATTTTAAAACGGATTTCCCCCAATTTAAAATGGATCTCTAA
- a CDS encoding SDR family NAD(P)-dependent oxidoreductase: MLSGKTVLITGGAGSVGRALLPRFLEENVSSIRILDNNEPSLAEIRNQVDDDRCRYLSGDIRDKDRLARAMQNVDIVVHTAAMKHVDLSEYNPFEAVKTNVFGLQNVVDTAIDESVEKVVFTSSDKSVAPSNTMGATKLLGERLVTAGNKYRGKRDIELASVRFGNVVNSSQSVVQLFDNQIRQGGPVTLTDERMTRFFLTFTDISNLVTGAIEHMQGGEIFLKKMEAMRIEDLAHGMIETLAPRYGYDPEGIEVQLIGRRVGETLHEKVMTEREAGRVVENGDLYAIPPEDVGSVSSINREELTEFSKPEVVERSSGESELLTQDEVNSFIENHIVPEVCNE, encoded by the coding sequence ATGCTTTCTGGAAAAACGGTTCTGATTACAGGTGGAGCAGGGTCTGTGGGGCGTGCACTACTCCCTCGATTTCTTGAAGAAAACGTGAGTTCGATTCGCATTCTGGATAACAACGAACCGTCTCTGGCTGAAATTAGGAATCAAGTGGACGATGACAGGTGTCGGTATCTTTCGGGAGATATTCGAGACAAAGATCGTCTGGCTCGGGCGATGCAGAACGTCGATATCGTCGTTCACACTGCGGCGATGAAACACGTCGACCTCTCCGAATACAATCCATTCGAAGCGGTGAAAACGAATGTATTCGGCCTCCAGAACGTCGTGGATACAGCAATAGACGAGTCCGTCGAAAAAGTCGTATTTACGAGCAGCGACAAATCGGTTGCTCCCTCAAACACGATGGGTGCAACGAAACTACTTGGTGAGCGTCTGGTGACTGCTGGCAATAAGTATCGAGGAAAGCGAGATATCGAACTGGCCTCCGTTCGATTCGGCAACGTAGTCAACTCCTCCCAATCTGTGGTTCAGCTATTCGATAACCAGATTCGGCAAGGAGGCCCAGTTACACTCACGGACGAACGCATGACTCGGTTTTTCCTGACGTTTACCGATATCTCGAACCTCGTCACTGGCGCGATCGAGCACATGCAAGGCGGTGAAATATTCTTGAAGAAAATGGAAGCGATGCGAATCGAAGATTTGGCCCACGGTATGATAGAGACACTTGCTCCACGGTATGGCTACGATCCAGAGGGTATAGAGGTACAACTCATCGGCCGTCGAGTCGGAGAAACGCTCCACGAAAAGGTGATGACCGAACGCGAAGCAGGCAGAGTTGTAGAAAACGGTGACCTGTATGCCATCCCGCCAGAGGACGTTGGTTCCGTGAGTTCGATAAATCGCGAAGAACTCACCGAATTTTCTAAGCCAGAAGTAGTCGAACGTTCCTCAGGAGAAAGCGAACTGCTCACCCAGGACGAAGTGAATTCATTTATCGAGAACCACATCGTCCCGGAGGTTTGCAATGAGTGA
- a CDS encoding sulfatase, giving the protein MDSKPPNVILLVLDTTRYDETLTTHSGAPIAPFLNDLATEGVCYDSTFTQAPWTLPSHASLFTGTYPSKHGAHAKHKRLSPQLLTLSEIFSNAQYETVAVSNNTWISEEFGFARGFDTFHKTWQFVQSETDLGRIARTEEGADMFRALASELTQGNPLVNLANAFYGKYLRKHEDDGAKQTNEWIQQWLQNRDSSQPFFLFGNYLEPHLEYRPPRNNAERFLPDGVSFKSAMAVSQDAWEYISGKTELSKRDFDILRALYRAEIAYLDSRIEEVKEALVTAGEWDNTVFVVTSDHGENIGEHGLMDHQYALYDTLLHVPLIINGGSFTGGKKVDNLIQLVDLAPTLLDVAGIEAPKAREQFQGQSFHPEANNEPQRCVFAEYMAPQPSMNALEKRVGELPKHLRKYNRSLRAVRTEEYKYIRGSDGLKELYDIRTDCGETDDIAEGNQDIVKEYDSILNGWANSFEHSQSTESVSMDADTRSRLEDLGYLQ; this is encoded by the coding sequence ATGGATTCCAAGCCCCCAAACGTCATTCTGCTCGTACTCGATACTACTCGCTACGACGAGACGCTGACAACGCATTCAGGTGCACCGATTGCCCCGTTTCTGAATGACCTCGCTACAGAGGGAGTGTGCTATGACTCCACATTCACACAAGCACCGTGGACACTCCCCTCTCATGCTTCATTGTTCACCGGAACCTATCCGTCGAAACACGGAGCACATGCTAAGCACAAACGTCTCAGCCCTCAACTGTTGACTCTCTCCGAAATTTTCTCAAACGCACAGTACGAGACTGTTGCCGTCTCAAACAACACTTGGATCAGTGAAGAGTTTGGCTTCGCTCGCGGCTTTGATACGTTCCACAAAACTTGGCAATTCGTCCAGTCAGAGACTGACTTGGGGAGAATTGCTCGGACAGAAGAGGGTGCTGATATGTTTCGCGCGCTCGCATCTGAACTCACTCAGGGAAATCCGCTTGTCAATCTAGCAAACGCGTTTTACGGTAAGTACCTCCGAAAGCACGAGGATGACGGGGCAAAGCAGACAAACGAGTGGATACAACAGTGGCTTCAGAACAGAGATTCTTCACAGCCATTTTTCCTCTTCGGGAACTATCTTGAACCTCATCTCGAGTATCGACCTCCAAGGAACAATGCAGAACGATTCCTTCCAGATGGTGTCTCATTCAAATCAGCAATGGCTGTCTCGCAAGATGCTTGGGAATACATTTCTGGTAAAACTGAACTTTCAAAGCGGGACTTCGATATTCTCAGAGCGCTTTACCGGGCGGAGATAGCATATTTAGACTCGCGGATTGAGGAGGTAAAAGAGGCACTCGTTACGGCAGGAGAGTGGGATAACACAGTGTTCGTTGTGACGTCTGACCATGGAGAGAACATCGGGGAACATGGACTAATGGATCACCAGTACGCACTTTACGATACACTTCTTCACGTTCCGCTCATCATCAATGGCGGCTCTTTTACAGGCGGCAAGAAGGTGGATAACCTAATTCAACTTGTCGATTTGGCCCCAACATTACTTGATGTGGCTGGCATCGAAGCACCGAAAGCTCGTGAGCAATTCCAAGGTCAGTCGTTCCATCCAGAGGCCAATAATGAACCACAGAGGTGCGTATTCGCGGAGTATATGGCCCCTCAGCCGTCAATGAATGCACTCGAAAAGCGCGTTGGTGAGCTTCCGAAACATCTCCGTAAATATAATCGTTCACTGCGAGCGGTTCGTACAGAGGAATACAAGTATATTCGCGGTTCGGACGGGTTAAAAGAACTCTACGACATTCGAACCGACTGTGGAGAAACAGACGATATTGCCGAAGGAAATCAAGATATCGTCAAAGAGTACGACTCGATATTGAACGGATGGGCCAACTCATTCGAACACTCACAATCCACAGAGAGTGTCTCGATGGACGCGGACACGAGATCTCGTCTAGAGGATCTCGGTTATCTCCAGTAA
- a CDS encoding GNAT family N-acetyltransferase, which yields MIENHLTYRPLQLEDLELLLAWRSNPDIYKHFRNQKSALTWSDHLSWFGSRPIDRHDYIIEYNGRRVGSVNLTQDSYVGVFIGEVDLWGEGIATEAVNWVCQRHSREKYFAEIHEDNIGSKQLFEKCGFTKHECVDEWIIYQLDD from the coding sequence ATGATTGAAAACCACCTGACATACAGGCCACTTCAACTTGAGGACCTTGAATTATTACTTGCCTGGCGTTCAAACCCAGATATATATAAACATTTCAGAAATCAGAAGTCAGCTCTTACTTGGAGTGATCATCTTTCATGGTTCGGCTCTCGCCCAATTGACAGACATGATTATATTATTGAATACAATGGGAGACGAGTTGGTTCAGTAAATCTAACGCAGGATTCCTATGTCGGTGTTTTCATTGGAGAAGTTGACCTTTGGGGAGAGGGAATCGCAACAGAAGCAGTCAACTGGGTGTGTCAACGACATTCACGAGAAAAGTACTTTGCAGAGATTCATGAAGACAATATTGGTTCCAAACAGCTATTCGAAAAATGTGGGTTCACTAAACACGAATGTGTAGACGAGTGGATAATATACCAATTAGATGATTGA
- a CDS encoding N-acetylneuraminate synthase family protein, with the protein MNTITIGDRVVGPGEPTFIIAEAGSNHNGDLEIAKELIDAAVNAGADAVKFQTFRAEDLYVEDSGEVEYLEDKRDIYEIIESMEMPYEWIPELYDYCQEQGILFMSTPFDERSAKELAEYVPAWKVASYTSSHVPFLRHLAGTDKPIIMSTGAHELEEIHESVKALREEGVNKLVLLHCVAAYPTPISDINVRVVKTLYEEFKVLSGLSDHTLNATTAPTAAVALGASVIEKHFTLDKEMEGPDHEFALEPDELAAMVSAIRDTERALGDGKKREIEVESELRRTARRRIQATREITEGSQIEQNDIRVLRPGNQSAGLAPKFRDDVIGCKATTKIRKGEGITWENIEQPND; encoded by the coding sequence ATGAATACGATTACAATTGGTGATAGGGTGGTTGGCCCCGGCGAGCCGACGTTTATTATCGCCGAAGCTGGTTCTAACCACAATGGAGATCTCGAAATTGCGAAGGAACTCATCGACGCCGCAGTTAATGCCGGTGCTGACGCGGTCAAGTTTCAAACCTTTAGAGCCGAAGATCTCTACGTTGAAGATAGTGGAGAAGTAGAGTACTTAGAGGACAAACGCGATATCTACGAGATTATTGAGTCAATGGAGATGCCATACGAGTGGATTCCGGAGCTCTATGATTATTGCCAAGAGCAAGGAATTCTGTTCATGTCGACCCCATTCGACGAACGGTCTGCGAAGGAACTCGCAGAATATGTCCCTGCTTGGAAGGTCGCATCATACACGAGTAGCCACGTTCCCTTCCTTCGTCATCTCGCTGGAACCGATAAACCGATCATAATGTCCACCGGGGCTCACGAATTGGAAGAGATCCATGAATCAGTAAAGGCACTTCGTGAAGAAGGCGTCAACAAACTCGTTTTACTCCATTGTGTCGCGGCGTATCCAACACCGATCTCGGATATTAATGTCCGTGTGGTTAAAACCCTCTATGAGGAGTTCAAGGTTCTCTCCGGACTGTCTGATCACACCCTCAACGCGACTACAGCTCCGACTGCTGCGGTTGCACTCGGGGCAAGCGTGATTGAAAAACACTTCACTCTCGACAAAGAAATGGAAGGACCAGATCACGAATTTGCACTAGAACCAGATGAACTTGCTGCGATGGTTTCAGCAATTCGAGATACGGAAAGGGCGCTAGGGGACGGGAAAAAACGAGAGATTGAGGTGGAATCAGAACTTCGACGAACTGCTCGAAGGCGAATCCAAGCAACTCGAGAGATTACAGAAGGATCTCAAATAGAACAAAACGATATCAGAGTTCTCCGTCCAGGAAATCAGAGTGCTGGCCTCGCTCCGAAATTTAGAGACGATGTTATCGGCTGTAAAGCCACTACAAAGATCCGCAAAGGCGAAGGCATCACATGGGAGAATATTGAACAACCCAATGATTGA
- a CDS encoding DegT/DnrJ/EryC1/StrS family aminotransferase: MSDDALPAIEGGTPIFEDGIGYGGQSISEADKQAVFEALEGDYITRGPTVEKFEAAVADYVGVDHAIAVTSGTAALHLAGKAAGFGPGDEVITTPLTFASTAHAAVYNDATPVFADVKRDTRNLDPEAVRDQITEDTAGLIPMHFAGQPCEVDEMLDIADEHDLTVIWDACHAIGSTWREKPAGSHRNAAVFSFHPVKNITTAEGGMVVTDDEKFAERVRSLRSFDMEYSPEGHEDEPWFQVTEGVGYNYNVTDLQAALGLSQLDRIDSFKQRRKEIIARYEEAFSDIPGLHLPTVKNDVDPMWHLFAVEIDEEFGCDRKQFVNAMHAENIYVQVHYVPLNYHPLFQERFGYEEGQFPNAEAIYDGIVSLPLYPSMDGETEEAVIRAVQRIHQYYT, encoded by the coding sequence ATGAGCGACGACGCACTCCCCGCAATCGAAGGCGGTACTCCAATCTTCGAGGATGGCATCGGGTACGGAGGCCAGTCAATATCCGAGGCCGACAAGCAGGCTGTATTTGAGGCTCTTGAGGGCGACTACATCACGCGAGGGCCAACTGTCGAAAAATTCGAAGCGGCCGTTGCCGACTACGTGGGCGTTGACCACGCGATTGCGGTCACGTCTGGAACTGCTGCGTTACATTTGGCAGGCAAAGCAGCTGGCTTCGGTCCCGGTGACGAAGTCATCACGACCCCTCTCACGTTCGCATCGACGGCACACGCGGCCGTCTACAACGATGCAACCCCAGTATTTGCAGACGTGAAGCGTGACACACGTAATCTCGACCCTGAGGCTGTTCGCGACCAGATCACGGAGGACACAGCAGGATTGATCCCGATGCATTTTGCCGGACAGCCCTGTGAGGTGGACGAGATGCTGGACATCGCAGACGAGCACGACCTCACAGTAATTTGGGACGCATGCCACGCGATTGGCTCGACATGGCGAGAGAAGCCTGCAGGAAGCCACCGCAACGCTGCAGTCTTCAGTTTCCATCCCGTGAAGAATATCACAACAGCAGAAGGAGGGATGGTCGTCACAGACGACGAAAAATTTGCCGAGCGTGTTCGGTCGCTTCGTTCGTTCGATATGGAGTACAGTCCAGAAGGTCATGAAGACGAGCCATGGTTTCAGGTGACTGAGGGAGTTGGCTACAATTACAACGTCACCGACCTACAGGCGGCACTTGGCCTCTCGCAGTTGGATCGTATCGACTCGTTCAAACAACGCCGCAAAGAGATCATCGCACGCTACGAAGAGGCATTCTCTGACATCCCTGGACTGCATCTTCCCACGGTCAAAAATGACGTGGATCCGATGTGGCACTTGTTCGCTGTCGAAATCGATGAGGAGTTCGGCTGTGACCGAAAGCAGTTCGTCAACGCGATGCACGCAGAGAACATCTACGTGCAGGTTCACTACGTCCCCCTCAACTATCACCCTCTGTTTCAAGAGCGGTTCGGTTACGAAGAAGGCCAATTCCCGAATGCAGAGGCGATCTACGACGGAATTGTCTCTCTGCCGCTATATCCCTCGATGGACGGTGAAACTGAAGAAGCCGTGATTCGAGCGGTTCAACGCATCCATCAGTACTACACGTAA
- a CDS encoding GDP-mannose 4,6-dehydratase: MSETVVVTGAAGFIGRWVVSELLDRDYNVVGLDDFSHGKPENIAEFDADDQFEFHEGDICNEEIVEQLIDNETAACIHLAAEIDVHESLERPNDHFDANVVGTRNVLEACRETDTRLGLMGTCMVYDMADSTEGIDETHPVKPASPYAGTKLAAENIAESYYHGYDLPVTILRPFNTYGPYQEVGVVPIFVDRDLQGKTLKIYGEGTQTRDLLYVTDCARFVIDATFSDAAVGEVLNAGTGEDVSINELAELIASEKTDIEHIEHHHPQSEIPKLLCDPSKANDLLGWEPEYSLEEGIKELRDWLANQANE; encoded by the coding sequence ATGAGTGAGACAGTAGTAGTTACTGGAGCGGCAGGATTTATCGGCAGATGGGTTGTGTCGGAACTGCTCGATAGAGACTACAACGTTGTTGGTTTAGATGATTTCTCGCACGGTAAGCCAGAGAACATTGCAGAGTTCGATGCTGACGACCAGTTCGAGTTCCACGAGGGCGATATCTGCAACGAAGAAATAGTCGAGCAACTCATTGATAACGAAACGGCAGCCTGCATTCACCTCGCAGCAGAAATCGACGTCCACGAGAGTCTTGAACGGCCGAATGACCATTTCGATGCAAATGTTGTTGGGACGCGGAATGTCCTCGAAGCGTGCCGAGAGACGGACACACGACTCGGGCTGATGGGGACGTGCATGGTGTACGATATGGCAGACTCGACCGAGGGTATCGACGAGACACACCCGGTCAAGCCAGCCTCTCCGTACGCTGGTACGAAACTCGCTGCAGAGAACATTGCGGAATCATATTACCACGGATACGACCTCCCGGTTACTATTCTGAGACCGTTCAACACGTATGGGCCGTATCAAGAAGTGGGAGTTGTCCCGATATTTGTTGACCGTGACTTGCAGGGTAAAACGCTGAAAATCTACGGCGAAGGTACCCAAACACGAGACTTATTGTACGTCACTGACTGCGCTCGGTTCGTCATTGATGCGACGTTCAGCGATGCTGCAGTCGGAGAGGTGCTGAATGCAGGGACAGGAGAGGATGTTTCGATTAACGAACTCGCAGAGCTGATTGCAAGCGAGAAGACCGACATTGAACATATCGAACACCACCACCCACAAAGCGAAATTCCAAAGCTGCTTTGTGACCCCAGCAAGGCAAACGACCTCCTCGGATGGGAGCCAGAATACAGCCTAGAAGAGGGAATCAAGGAATTAAGAGACTGGCTGGCAAATCAAGCGAACGAATGA
- a CDS encoding glycosyltransferase family 4 protein — translation MPDILYLVNSISSTSIPIEIGNAINQHTDSNVTIGAFFESAGMTLDPDIQKMDLPTEFFGGSGNFDLKAYRRLWSHLNNHDYDIIHTHHNFTGAVGRIIGKLRDTPVINTEHNDLAHFSLPQRMVNAATFGFPKVNVYNSHCTQSSLGPVERWLSSRGEVIYNGIDIDRVAASHDYPLPVELPEGILVTNVGVMTEQKNQTAILKAAKKIKGEPEAESVHFLIAGSGPLEDKLRKKAVRLGVNDIVTFTGYLPRREHIYSLFHQSDIFLVPSVYEGFCVAAVEAMACKLPVIASDIEVLHEVIGDDGIYVPNRDVQRLAEKIVQTIPEIDTESMGKRRDALHHRAVTRFPLKRTAVAYHELYLDACN, via the coding sequence ATGCCGGACATCCTTTATTTGGTGAATTCGATTTCGTCTACCTCTATCCCTATCGAGATTGGAAATGCGATTAACCAACACACAGACTCAAATGTCACAATCGGCGCTTTTTTTGAAAGCGCCGGCATGACGCTTGACCCAGACATCCAGAAGATGGACTTACCGACTGAATTTTTCGGAGGCTCCGGCAACTTTGATCTGAAAGCATATCGGCGATTGTGGAGCCATCTCAATAACCACGACTACGACATCATTCATACTCATCACAACTTCACGGGTGCTGTTGGGAGAATCATCGGAAAACTCCGAGATACGCCGGTCATAAATACAGAGCATAATGATCTTGCCCATTTTTCGTTGCCTCAGCGAATGGTAAATGCGGCCACGTTCGGGTTTCCAAAAGTGAACGTTTACAACTCACATTGTACGCAATCGTCTCTTGGACCTGTCGAACGGTGGCTCTCGAGTCGTGGAGAAGTCATTTATAATGGAATCGACATTGACCGAGTAGCCGCAAGCCACGACTACCCACTTCCGGTTGAACTACCTGAAGGAATTCTTGTCACAAACGTCGGTGTGATGACTGAGCAAAAAAATCAAACTGCGATTCTGAAAGCTGCTAAAAAAATCAAAGGGGAGCCGGAAGCAGAAAGTGTACACTTTCTCATTGCGGGGTCTGGGCCACTTGAAGATAAATTGAGAAAAAAGGCGGTCCGATTAGGAGTCAATGACATTGTGACGTTTACGGGTTATCTCCCCCGCCGAGAACATATCTACAGCCTCTTTCACCAATCAGATATTTTCCTCGTGCCATCGGTCTATGAGGGATTCTGTGTCGCAGCAGTTGAGGCGATGGCGTGTAAATTACCCGTAATTGCAAGTGATATTGAGGTTCTTCACGAGGTGATCGGTGACGATGGTATTTATGTTCCAAATAGAGATGTTCAGAGATTAGCCGAGAAGATAGTTCAAACCATTCCAGAGATTGACACAGAATCGATGGGAAAACGTCGTGACGCATTGCACCACAGAGCAGTAACTCGATTCCCTCTGAAACGCACTGCTGTTGCGTATCATGAACTTTATTTAGATGCTTGTAATTGA